In Candidatus Micrarchaeum acidiphilum ARMAN-2, the genomic window GCTCGGATACAGGCTTGTTGTTGACTACAACGTCTTCGTAAAGACAGAGGCGCAGAAGAGCTTTGTGCTGCTGTGGAAGCAGATGACAAGGTGGACGCGCGCGGGCTACATGTACTTCGCAAAGGAGATCATGGACGGCACCTACAGGAAAAGGGGCGCGTTCTACGCGTTTGAGATGTTCTACATGTACCTGCTTCCGATAATAATAATCGCGTTCACTGCAGTAAGGCTCTATTTTTACCTGGGCCACGGTTTCGGCGCCGACTTCACTCGTGAAATCTACGTTTTGGGAAGGGTGTTCAGGCTTGGCATGGGCGCATTCGACAGTAGGTTCGTTGTATATATTGGCGTGCAGGTCCTTGACTTCCTTGCCATATTGGGATTCGGCCTTGCAATATATGTCAGGGTTGGCGCAAAGAAGCTGCGCACGTTCATGCTCGGGGGCGTTGCACTTCTTGTAATGATGTTCGCATCCTTCTACGGGCTCATGACGGTATGGAAGCAGAAGGACTGGCTTACCAGATAGCCCGCGGCCAAGACAAGCTATTAAATTATAATTGTGCTATTTTTTATTATGGACGCGCTAGGGCTTCTTGTATCGCTCATAATCGACACCTCTGCATCTTGGCTCAGGATGTTTGCGGCTCTGTTCATATCAGTTATAGTGAGCATATTTGTAGGGATATGGGCGGCTAGGTCGCGCGGGGCCGAACGCGTGATAATACCGATCCTTGACATATTCCAGACGCTTCCGATACTTGCATTCTTCCCTTTTGTAATATTCGTGGTAGTCGCAACGCTGCCCGGCATGATAGGCATTAACGCGGCAGTCATATTTCTGATAGTAACCAGCATGGTATGGAATATAACTTTCGGGGTCTACGAATCGATAAAGGCCATGCCGAAGGAGTTCCTCGAGGTCGCTAGTCTGTACCGCATGGGGCTGCTTGACAGGCTGCGCAGGATATTCATACCCGCAACCATGCCAAGGGTTGTGGAGCAGTCCGTGCTTTCGTGGTCCATAGGGCTTTTCTACCTTGTTACCAGCGAGATATTCTCGACTGGAAACGCCAACTATGCGGTAAAATATGGAATAGGAGTAGCAATAACCAAGTTCGCGCTCAGCGGCAATACCGAGGCGTATGCGCTTGCCCTTGCGGTCTTCATAGCCTTCGTAATTGCAACTAGGTTCCTTTTCTTCATGCCGCTCGAGAGGCGCTACAGCAGGTACATGAAAAGCGCATCCAAGCAGGGCGGGGCAATAGCAAAGATGATAACCTTCGCCAAGAGAAGGATATTCACTGCGCAGCGCAGGCCGGGCACAGGAGCACCGAAACCTGAAAAGCCGCGCATGCAAAAGAGTGCAGCCGTTCGGCCCGTCGATAAAGTTCCGAAAGAGGAAAGGCTGGGCAGGAATTATAGAGCGTTTTACTATGCTGTTGCGCTGGCTGTGCTCGCTGCGGTTTTGTCATACCTGTATTTGTATTACCCGCAGCTGCTCGGATACGAGGCGCTGGCGCTGATGTCGCTTGTTGTTTCCTTCACTAGGGTGTGGGGCGTTTTCGCAATCATACTTGCAATTGCGCTGCCGCTGT contains:
- a CDS encoding binding-protein-dependent transport systems inner membrane component, which encodes MDALGLLVSLIIDTSASWLRMFAALFISVIVSIFVGIWAARSRGAERVIIPILDIFQTLPILAFFPFVIFVVVATLPGMIGINAAVIFLIVTSMVWNITFGVYESIKAMPKEFLEVASLYRMGLLDRLRRIFIPATMPRVVEQSVLSWSIGLFYLVTSEIFSTGNANYAVKYGIGVAITKFALSGNTEAYALALAVFIAFVIATRFLFFMPLERRYSRYMKSASKQGGAIAKMITFAKRRIFTAQRRPGTGAPKPEKPRMQKSAAVRPVDKVPKEERLGRNYRAFYYAVALAVLAAVLSYLYLYYPQLLGYEALALMSLVVSFTRVWGVFAIILAIALPLCAYLVFISKHQNTYLLVFQVVASIPATILLPVLVVALEGYPLHSELVAIVVYFLSGIWYVIFSIIASTRTLSPSVLEVKKLFGIKGTTAFRKIYLMAMLPGVITGAVTGIAAEWNASIVAEYFTSTAIGNGAVITAVHTGIGRLLDVSLGTGNLTLMLIALLNLTVMIILINKFVWKRFYKKIEKVYE